The sequence CGGAAACCTCGTGGCCGATCGCGGCCTGGCGGTTGGCCAGTTCGATGACGTTTTTCTCAAGACCTCCTTTTTCGCCGACGCTGGCGAGCACATGGCAGACGCGGATCACGGGGAAAGGCTAGGGAACCCATCCGGCTTGCCAAGTTCCAACGCCACCCCGGAAATTCGCCGCCCGTTGGCACTTGATCCCCGCGCCGCCCCCGCCCACGCTGGTCGCCATGAGTCTGCTCCGCCGCTTCAAGGACTGGAACGAAATCCGCCGCTGGGAAAGCAAAGGCCGGCCTTCGCCGCCGCCGCACGCCATCAAGCAGCGGGTCCTCCGCGAGTTCAAGGAGCGCCACGGCCTGGAAGTCCTGGTCGAGACCGGCACCTTCAAAGGAGACATGATGGAGGCCATGAAGAAAGACTTCCGTCAGCTCTACTCGATCGAGCTCGCCCCGCATTTCCACGAGCGCGCCGTACAGCGCTTCGTCAGCGACCCGAACATCACCATTCTCAAGGGCGACAGCGGCAAGGTGCTGGAAACCTTGGTCCCGAAGCTCGATGGACCCACCCTTTTCTGGCTGGATGGCCACTACTCGAAGGGCGACACCGCTCGCGGCGACGAGGACACTCCGATCATGCAGGAGCTGGCGCACATTTTCGCCCGCCCGGAGCTGAAGGCGGTGATCCTGATCGACGACGCCCGCTGTTTCATGGGCCAGACCGAGCAGGTCTACCCGGCGCTGGAAAGCGTGCGCGAGTTCGTGGCGAAGCACCGCCCGGATTTCACCTTCGACATCGACACCGATTGCATCCGCATCGCTCCGAAGTCCTGAGCCGATGAGCGAAAACGTCCGCGCGGACAAGTGGCTGTGGGCGACGCGTTTCTTCAAGACGCGCTCCGCCGCGGCCAAGGCCTGTGAAGGCGGCAAGATCAAGCGCGCCGGCCATCCCGTGAAACCCGCCACGCCCCTGCATCCCGGGGACGTGCTGGAGGTGCCGTTTTTTGATGGCCCGGGCACCCGCACCATCACCGTGGGCGGCTTGATCGCCCAGCGTGTTGGCGCGCCCCAGGCCCAGGCCTGCTACACCGAGAGCACGCCGCCGGAGGTGATCGCCGCGAACAAGGAGTTCCTGAAGGAGAAGCACGAGCGCCGTCTGGAAGGCGGGATGCTCGGCCGCCCGACCAAGAAGGACCGCCGGGACATCCAGAAGTTCCGTGGTTTCTTCGAGTGAGGCGGGGATCTGCGTAGCCGCGCTCGGGAGAGCGTGGGCTGGGTGGATTTTCCCGATCCCATCCAGTGTCAGTCTCTGATTCCCGACCGACCTCTCTGAGCCCGGAGGGCGACGTATCCTAGCCGGTGGCGCGAGCCACCGGTATCAGACGGCCAAGAATTTTCAGCCCCGGGTAGGGGCGGCGCAAACGAAGTCCGGACGATATTCCAGATGGAGGATTGGGCCTGCGGGGGTGAGGGGGAATTCACCCCACCCACGCTCTCCCGAGCGCGGCTACACAGAGTCCGGTGAAAGCCCTGCGAAAAATTCCGGTTGCCATTATACCTATAGGGGGTATGGGTAATTGCGATGAAGCGTGACGAGACATCCCGCAAGCCCTTGCTGACCCGGGTGAACCGCATTGCGGGCCAGGTCCAGGGCGTGGCCCGTATGCTGGAGGAGGACCGCGATTGTTCCGAGGTCCTCAATACCATTTCCGCCATCCACTCCGCCCTCCGTGGACTGGAATCCACGCTGCTGGAGGATCACGTCCGCCATTGCGTGTGCGATGCTGCCAAGGACCCGAAGCGCCTGGAACAGCGCCTCGATGAAATCGTCACCCTCTACAAGCGCCGCCTCGCCTGACCGTTATGAAACCTACCTGCTGCAATCCCGAACCGGTGCCTTCCTGCTGCGGGGGCAAGCCCGCTGAAACCCAGGCACCCGCCTGCTGCGGCGGGGGCGGTGGCCATGAGCACGGGGACACACCGTCGTGCTGCGGCCCTGCGGAAAAGAAGCGCGTCGATTGGCTCTTGTGGGCGTCCCTGATCCTCGTCGCCATCGGTATGGCCGGTCACCTGTGGTTCCCCGCCGGGCCAAAGTGGTGGCACGAGTTCTCCCATGGCACCTACGACATGATGCTGAAGGCCTGGTGGGGCATCCTCGCCGGGATCATCGCCGTGGGCGTGATCGGTCGCCTGCCGCGGGAACTGGTGCTGGGCTTGCTCGGAAAGGGCGGCTGCTTCACTGGCATCCTGCGCGCCACCTTCGCGGGCACCCTGCTGGACCTCTGCAACCACGGCATCCTGCTGGTGGCCATGCAGCTCTACCGGAAGGGCGCGTCGCTGGGGCAGACCCTGGCGTTCCTGATCGCCAGCCCGTGGAACTCGCTGTCGGTGACGCTGTTGCTCGCTGCGATGATCGGCTGGAAGTGGACGGTGGCCTTCCTGTTGCTCTCAATGGTGATCGGCATCGTCACCGGCTGGATCGTCGACAAGCTGGTGAAAGCCGGACGTTTGCCCGCGAATCCGAATGCACACGAACTGCCGGCGGACTTCCGCTTCGGGCCCGCGTTCCGCACCGCGCTGCGCGATCTGAAGCCGACGCCGTCGAATCTCGGGCACATGCTCAAGGACGGTCTTGCGGAGTCGAAGATGATCCTGCGCTGGATCCTGTTCGGGATCACCCTCGCGGCGCTGATCCAGGCCTTCGTGCCGGATGAGAAGTTCGCGCAGTTCTTCGGCCCCAGCCTGGCGGGCTTGTTGCTGACCCTGCTCGCCGCCACCGTGATCGAAGTGTGTTCGGAGGGTTCCAGCCCGATTGCCGCGCAGTTGATCCTCCGGAGCTCCGCGCCGGGCAATGCCTTCACCTTCCTGATGGCCGGGGCTGCCACCGACTACACGGAGATCGTGGTGCTGCGCCAGACCACGGGCTCCTGGAAGGCCGCGCTGATCCTGCCGCTGCTGACCACTCCCCAGGTGCTCGTCATCGGCTGGCTGCTCAACCAAGGATGGTGACTATCAACTTGCGGCGGCAGCGGACCAGCGCCACCCTGTTAGCCTAGATTCATGCGCCGCGAATTCCGCCTCAAACACGCGCTCGCCAGCTTTGTGGCGGTCGCCTTGGTCGCGGGCATTGTCGGGACGTCGATCTACGGCACCCGGAGGAATCTCGATGATTTCTCCGGGATGATCCGCTCCCGCGAAACCTTGCTCCAAGTCCACCGCCTGCTGGTGTCCCTGCAGGACACGGAAACGGGCCAGCGCGGGTTCGTGATCACCGGCTCGGAGGAATACCTCGAACCCTACGAGCGCGGAAAGGGCGAGACCCTGTCCCGCTTGGACAAGCTTGAGGAAATGGTGTCGGGGGAACCGCTGCTGAGCGCCCGGGTTGC comes from Luteolibacter sp. LG18 and encodes:
- a CDS encoding RNA-binding S4 domain-containing protein codes for the protein MSENVRADKWLWATRFFKTRSAAAKACEGGKIKRAGHPVKPATPLHPGDVLEVPFFDGPGTRTITVGGLIAQRVGAPQAQACYTESTPPEVIAANKEFLKEKHERRLEGGMLGRPTKKDRRDIQKFRGFFE
- a CDS encoding metal-sensitive transcriptional regulator gives rise to the protein MKRDETSRKPLLTRVNRIAGQVQGVARMLEEDRDCSEVLNTISAIHSALRGLESTLLEDHVRHCVCDAAKDPKRLEQRLDEIVTLYKRRLA
- a CDS encoding permease; this encodes MKPTCCNPEPVPSCCGGKPAETQAPACCGGGGGHEHGDTPSCCGPAEKKRVDWLLWASLILVAIGMAGHLWFPAGPKWWHEFSHGTYDMMLKAWWGILAGIIAVGVIGRLPRELVLGLLGKGGCFTGILRATFAGTLLDLCNHGILLVAMQLYRKGASLGQTLAFLIASPWNSLSVTLLLAAMIGWKWTVAFLLLSMVIGIVTGWIVDKLVKAGRLPANPNAHELPADFRFGPAFRTALRDLKPTPSNLGHMLKDGLAESKMILRWILFGITLAALIQAFVPDEKFAQFFGPSLAGLLLTLLAATVIEVCSEGSSPIAAQLILRSSAPGNAFTFLMAGAATDYTEIVVLRQTTGSWKAALILPLLTTPQVLVIGWLLNQGW